One part of the Cyclobacteriaceae bacterium genome encodes these proteins:
- a CDS encoding sulfite exporter TauE/SafE family protein, which produces MDINLLIISGILFLIIAFLYSSVGHAGASGYLAVMALLAYPVESIKPISLTLNIIVSLIASYKFIKAGYFDKKLFVLVSITSIPLAFLGGYLNLDPYWFKKLAGIFLIASGALLLLRQFIKPTENVREIHPATALVLGAIIGFTSGLLGVGGGIFLSPIIIMFGFTTLRNASGVAALFILCNSILGLTGNYMAFKNLPVEIVYLIPMVIIGGYTGSHLGSLKLNNQYIVSFLFLVLISAGLKFLLVG; this is translated from the coding sequence ATGGACATCAACCTTCTTATCATCAGTGGTATTCTCTTTCTAATTATTGCTTTCCTGTATTCATCTGTAGGGCATGCAGGCGCCTCGGGTTACCTCGCTGTTATGGCCTTATTGGCCTATCCGGTAGAATCCATCAAGCCCATCTCGCTTACCCTTAACATTATTGTTTCGCTGATCGCCTCCTATAAATTTATCAAAGCCGGGTACTTTGATAAAAAATTATTCGTTCTGGTTTCCATTACTTCAATACCCCTGGCTTTTTTAGGGGGATATCTGAATCTTGATCCTTACTGGTTTAAAAAACTCGCAGGTATTTTTCTTATTGCTTCCGGTGCGCTCCTACTCCTCCGGCAATTTATCAAGCCTACAGAAAATGTTCGCGAAATCCATCCGGCAACTGCATTGGTGTTAGGTGCTATAATCGGTTTTACTTCGGGCTTATTGGGTGTGGGCGGTGGAATTTTTCTTTCCCCCATTATTATCATGTTTGGTTTTACTACCCTGCGTAATGCCTCAGGCGTGGCAGCATTGTTTATACTCTGCAATTCTATCCTTGGACTCACCGGCAACTACATGGCGTTTAAAAACCTTCCGGTTGAAATTGTATACCTAATACCCATGGTGATAATAGGCGGCTATACAGGATCACATTTAGGCTCACTAAAACTCAACAATCAATATATTGTGAGTTTTCTTTTCCTGGTGTTGATATCAGCAGGGCTTAAGTTTTTACTAGTAGGTTAA
- a CDS encoding ABC transporter permease: protein MLKNYMKIAFRALWRSRAHSIINVAGLSLGIACCILIVLFVKDEWTFDRFHEKSERIYRGYVKESYGENQEFFNTVTPFPLGPTLKENLPEIEHQVRFNPFGTQVKVGENQFSERATIVGEHFFDVFDFRILKGEQSNVLGGSNNVIITEQIAEKYFGEDDPINQVITIQISEKPEEFFVKAVVENPPINSSLQFTILISDLNYPKMFNEQVLTSSWFNVNPETYVLLKPGVKVADVLEKFPPIFKTALGEDDYKESNYTVGLQPLTSIHLDTSFPTGIAPVSNPRYAYILSAVALLILFVACINFVTLSVGRSLKRAKEVGIRKVAGALRSQLVVQFISEAVLITLVSLALGFILALVSLPVFNTLAAKELSLGLDVFTLSVATVLVVIIGLIAGSYPAFVLSNFRPVTILKGSVQGISSRQGLRKALVGIQLVLTVFLISSTLIMRNQLNYLQDKNLGFNRVQLAVIQLNVPREGRLTERVQRGFEMVQQFKGELSKVPDVAGVCGTSHDFANGNWTGVGYTDLDGVYRNFNLNTVEPEYFTVLQMEFAAGRNFDNNSTADVRRGVIVNEAFAKELKWDDAIGKKIPGRNFGDHEVIGVVKDFNYASLYTRVEPLVLVMDPSIIFPGVENISISNSPIPKLLIRLKPGNMAQTIDQVKEVWNKLTGSQEFSFTFVDQAIAAQYASDQNLGKIIRIATLLAILIGSLGLYGLASLAMQSRTKEIGIRKVLGATERSLLLLLSRDYVLLVMASMLISIPITWLVMRDWLAGFEYRVAIGVDVFLLSGCIALGIALLTISYQAFRTAWTQPAETLKYE, encoded by the coding sequence ATGCTCAAAAACTATATGAAGATTGCTTTTCGTGCCCTATGGCGTAGTAGAGCACATTCAATTATAAATGTAGCCGGCCTTAGCCTGGGTATTGCCTGCTGTATTTTAATTGTACTTTTTGTAAAGGATGAGTGGACCTTCGACAGATTTCATGAAAAATCGGAACGCATTTACCGTGGGTATGTAAAGGAAAGCTATGGTGAGAATCAGGAATTTTTCAATACCGTTACACCCTTTCCGCTCGGCCCTACACTAAAAGAAAATCTTCCGGAAATAGAACATCAGGTGCGCTTTAACCCTTTTGGTACACAGGTGAAGGTGGGAGAGAATCAATTTTCAGAGCGTGCTACCATTGTAGGCGAACATTTCTTTGATGTGTTTGATTTCAGGATTTTAAAAGGCGAACAATCTAATGTGCTTGGGGGTAGTAATAATGTAATCATAACAGAACAGATTGCTGAGAAGTACTTCGGAGAGGATGATCCGATTAACCAGGTTATAACCATTCAAATCAGCGAAAAGCCTGAGGAATTTTTTGTTAAGGCGGTGGTTGAAAACCCACCGATTAACTCCAGCCTCCAGTTTACAATTCTTATTTCCGATCTTAATTATCCCAAAATGTTCAATGAGCAGGTGCTCACTTCATCGTGGTTTAATGTAAATCCGGAAACGTATGTGTTGCTAAAGCCCGGAGTTAAGGTAGCTGATGTATTGGAAAAATTTCCACCGATTTTCAAAACAGCGCTTGGTGAGGATGATTATAAAGAAAGCAATTATACAGTAGGCTTGCAGCCCCTTACCAGCATTCACCTCGACACCAGTTTTCCCACCGGCATTGCTCCGGTAAGCAATCCGCGTTATGCATATATATTAAGCGCGGTAGCCCTGTTGATACTTTTTGTCGCGTGTATCAATTTTGTTACCCTGTCTGTTGGCCGGTCGCTTAAGCGCGCAAAGGAAGTAGGCATACGAAAGGTAGCGGGTGCTCTTCGAAGCCAACTGGTCGTTCAATTTATTAGTGAGGCTGTATTGATCACGCTGGTATCACTTGCTTTGGGTTTTATTTTAGCCTTAGTGAGCTTACCGGTATTTAATACACTGGCAGCAAAAGAGCTTTCGCTTGGTTTAGATGTGTTCACGTTGTCAGTAGCAACTGTGTTGGTGGTAATTATTGGATTGATAGCTGGAAGCTATCCGGCCTTTGTACTTTCCAATTTTCGACCGGTTACGATTCTCAAAGGCAGTGTGCAGGGAATAAGCAGCCGTCAAGGGCTTCGTAAGGCGTTGGTCGGTATTCAACTTGTGCTAACTGTTTTTCTGATTTCCAGCACATTAATCATGCGCAATCAACTCAATTATCTTCAGGATAAGAATCTGGGATTTAACCGTGTACAACTTGCCGTTATACAACTCAATGTACCGCGTGAGGGTCGGTTAACAGAACGCGTTCAGCGTGGATTTGAAATGGTGCAGCAGTTCAAGGGTGAACTGTCAAAAGTTCCCGATGTGGCTGGGGTATGCGGCACATCTCATGATTTTGCAAATGGTAACTGGACAGGCGTAGGGTACACTGATCTGGATGGCGTGTATCGCAATTTTAATCTGAATACTGTTGAACCTGAATACTTCACGGTATTACAAATGGAATTTGCTGCCGGAAGAAATTTCGATAATAACTCAACTGCTGATGTACGAAGAGGAGTAATTGTAAACGAGGCTTTCGCTAAAGAACTAAAATGGGATGATGCTATCGGTAAAAAAATTCCTGGTAGAAATTTTGGAGACCATGAGGTTATAGGCGTGGTGAAAGATTTTAACTATGCTTCGCTGTATACCCGGGTTGAGCCATTGGTACTTGTCATGGATCCTTCAATTATTTTTCCAGGTGTTGAAAATATTTCCATAAGTAATTCACCGATTCCAAAATTATTAATCCGGTTGAAGCCCGGTAATATGGCGCAAACCATTGATCAGGTTAAGGAGGTTTGGAATAAGCTTACCGGCAGCCAGGAATTCTCTTTTACATTTGTTGATCAGGCAATTGCAGCGCAGTATGCCAGTGATCAGAATCTGGGTAAAATTATCCGTATCGCTACCCTGTTGGCTATACTTATTGGAAGCCTTGGGTTATACGGACTGGCTTCGTTGGCCATGCAGAGCCGCACAAAAGAAATTGGTATCCGTAAAGTATTAGGCGCAACAGAACGTTCCTTGTTGCTGCTCTTGTCAAGAGATTATGTTTTGTTGGTAATGGCTTCCATGCTGATCTCCATTCCCATAACCTGGTTAGTCATGCGCGATTGGCTTGCGGGATTTGAATACCGTGTAGCCATTGGTGTTGATGTATTTCTTCTTTCCGGATGTATTGCGCTTGGCATAGCACTTCTTACGATCAGCTACCAGGCTTTTCGCACGGCCTGGACACAGCCCGCAGAGACCTTAAAATACGAATAG
- a CDS encoding acyl-CoA thioesterase: MESVKAFEQTITVQQHDIDGLNHVNNVVYLQWVQDVATAHWQSLASAEIQKKYSWVVLKHEIEYFSPALMNDVLIVKTWVEKSEGVRSERHVEFYNQKTNKLLVRAKTNWCLLDANTMRPRRIEEDILQLFH, encoded by the coding sequence ATTGAAAGCGTGAAAGCGTTTGAACAAACCATTACCGTTCAGCAACATGATATTGATGGACTTAACCATGTAAATAATGTGGTGTACCTTCAATGGGTACAAGATGTTGCCACGGCTCACTGGCAAAGTTTAGCCTCAGCGGAAATTCAGAAAAAGTATTCCTGGGTGGTTTTGAAACATGAGATAGAATACTTTTCTCCTGCTTTAATGAATGATGTTTTAATAGTAAAGACATGGGTTGAAAAATCGGAAGGTGTCCGCTCCGAAAGGCATGTTGAGTTTTACAATCAAAAAACCAATAAGCTTTTGGTTCGGGCGAAAACCAACTGGTGCTTGCTCGATGCCAATACTATGCGACCTCGAAGAATTGAGGAGGATATTCTTCAGTTATTTCATTAA
- a CDS encoding DUF4136 domain-containing protein → MKKLVFFIFIIGAFSCDTVRTEYDTSIDFSQYKTFCWLEGCAFTFTGPAYLDDSVVQSHVKESIISTMQKKGIQYNDNDPDLLVDFHITIENEKAIYYHGVQDDPYYYRTTFLQPEEVILTRGTLLIHVVDRQRSEVIWQSHAEGYLEDPPDLSKKNIQRGITRVLKDFPPSKK, encoded by the coding sequence ATGAAAAAGTTAGTCTTCTTTATCTTCATCATTGGAGCGTTTAGCTGCGATACTGTTCGAACAGAATACGATACCAGCATAGACTTTAGCCAATACAAAACTTTTTGCTGGCTGGAAGGTTGTGCGTTTACGTTTACAGGCCCTGCCTACCTGGATGATAGCGTTGTCCAAAGTCATGTAAAGGAGTCTATCATCTCAACAATGCAAAAGAAGGGAATACAGTATAATGATAATGATCCAGATCTGTTGGTGGATTTTCACATTACAATTGAAAATGAAAAGGCAATCTACTACCATGGTGTGCAGGATGATCCGTATTACTACCGGACAACTTTTCTGCAACCTGAAGAAGTGATCCTTACCAGGGGAACATTGCTGATTCATGTTGTTGACCGGCAACGCAGCGAAGTAATCTGGCAAAGTCATGCCGAAGGATACCTGGAAGATCCGCCCGACTTATCAAAGAAAAATATTCAACGTGGTATCACCCGTGTACTGAAGGATTTTCCACCTTCCAAAAAGTAA
- the smc gene encoding chromosome segregation protein SMC produces MQLAKLEIKGFKSFADKIVINFDEGITGIVGPNGCGKSNVVDSIRWVLGEQKTSALRSEKMENVIFNGTSGRSPLQMAEVSLTINNTKNILPTEYSQVTITRRLYRTGESEYLLNGVTCRLKDITNLFMDTGIASNSYAIIELGMVDDLLNDKDHSRRMLFEEAAGISKFKKRKKETLKKLEDTDADLERVEDLLFEIEKNMKSLEKQAKQTENYYKIKEEYKEKSVTLAKVVVSQQKQKYDSLQKQIQEENDRKLALTSDTAEKEAQIEQAKAELITKEKTLSARQKAINEFVAKIRHYESEKQIKNERLKYLNDRASNLREQIEQDKKSNERARFSIQSLENEKESAGQILAEITQKLDLLKSEYEEQKNATATLQSEVDALRQVQREKQEESFQTNKAVEIREIQVSSFKQELDRTATDTNKQSASLVEFENKLVELQQEINIRNTALENLRKEEEDNLSRIHSMEKTIEMIREEMTSIGRKLDARQNEYNLTKSLVENLEGFPEAIKFLKKKIAKNAPLLSDILTCPEEYRVPIENYLENYLNYYIVEHEAEAYEAINILSDASKGKANFFILDSFEKFDPTPTRIYDNAFPATQIIEFDPKYRKLMSYILDRVYVYEGDIKGIPTDDDNTFITKSGKLTKRRFSLSGGSVGLFEGKKIGRAKNLEKLEKEIKELTGKLNETRESLVQRQSDLEKLRNTKIRQEIEELQNGIRQVNEEYVSFRTKREQFSQMLSNSDLRREDILEKIDSLLKELDELKPKAAELNHAVLTQEERFAEITGRLAAQNELLSQKSAAFNEQNIFFHQQENRVKSIDQEIGFKKESMEQSSVRIELNVEELRKNEDEVKHIIETTQTNDTELIGMYAEKDEMEKGLSEAEKEYYEARGNIDQVEKDLREVQHTRNTIDNLLMELQNQLSESKLHLNSVKERLSVEFNIDLDSVTQQTTPEENEALATLSEEKLRNDVSRIRERLDNMGPINPMAMEAYTEIKERNDFIIAQKEDLAKAKESLLNTIQEIEGAASITFMEAFNQIRDHFKRVFRSLFNEEDDCDLKLADPNSPLESEIDIIAKPKGKRPLTINQLSGGEKTLTATALLFSMYLLKPAPFCIFDEVDAPLDDANIDKFNNIIRSFSKDSQFVIVTHNKRTMTSTDVIYGITMVEKGVSKVVPVDLRELA; encoded by the coding sequence ATGCAATTAGCCAAACTGGAGATCAAAGGTTTTAAGAGTTTTGCCGATAAAATAGTTATCAATTTTGATGAGGGTATTACCGGGATTGTAGGGCCAAACGGCTGTGGTAAATCCAACGTGGTAGACTCTATACGCTGGGTGCTGGGCGAGCAGAAAACCAGTGCTTTGCGCTCTGAAAAAATGGAGAACGTTATCTTTAACGGTACCAGCGGGCGCTCCCCACTTCAGATGGCCGAAGTTTCGCTTACCATCAACAACACAAAAAATATACTCCCGACAGAATACTCGCAGGTAACCATAACCAGGCGCTTGTACCGCACGGGTGAGAGTGAATACCTGCTAAACGGGGTAACCTGCAGGCTAAAGGACATTACCAATCTATTCATGGATACGGGCATTGCTTCCAACAGCTATGCTATTATAGAGTTGGGCATGGTGGATGATCTGCTGAACGATAAAGATCACTCACGCAGAATGCTTTTTGAAGAAGCTGCCGGTATCTCAAAATTCAAAAAACGCAAAAAAGAAACGCTTAAGAAACTTGAAGATACTGATGCCGATCTTGAACGGGTTGAGGATTTGCTTTTCGAAATAGAAAAAAACATGAAGAGCCTGGAAAAGCAGGCCAAGCAAACGGAGAATTATTATAAGATTAAGGAAGAATATAAGGAGAAAAGTGTTACCCTGGCCAAGGTTGTCGTAAGCCAGCAAAAACAAAAGTATGATAGTCTGCAAAAGCAGATACAGGAAGAAAACGATCGCAAGCTTGCACTGACCAGCGATACCGCAGAAAAAGAGGCACAAATTGAACAGGCAAAAGCGGAGTTGATTACAAAAGAGAAAACACTTTCCGCTCGGCAAAAAGCGATTAATGAATTCGTGGCCAAAATCAGGCACTACGAAAGTGAGAAGCAAATCAAGAATGAGCGATTAAAATACCTCAACGACCGTGCATCTAACCTGCGTGAACAAATTGAACAGGATAAGAAGAGCAACGAGCGGGCACGTTTCAGCATTCAGAGTCTGGAAAACGAAAAAGAGTCAGCCGGTCAGATTCTTGCCGAGATAACGCAGAAACTTGACCTTCTTAAGTCAGAATACGAAGAGCAGAAAAATGCTACCGCCACCCTGCAGTCTGAAGTAGATGCACTTCGCCAGGTGCAACGCGAGAAACAGGAAGAAAGCTTCCAAACCAATAAAGCAGTTGAGATTCGGGAAATACAAGTAAGCTCCTTCAAACAGGAACTTGATCGTACAGCCACGGATACCAATAAGCAAAGTGCAAGCCTTGTTGAGTTTGAAAACAAACTGGTTGAACTTCAGCAAGAGATCAATATCAGAAATACAGCTCTTGAAAATTTACGAAAAGAAGAGGAAGACAACCTAAGCCGGATTCATTCCATGGAAAAAACCATAGAAATGATACGCGAAGAGATGACCTCCATTGGCCGAAAATTAGATGCGCGCCAGAATGAATACAACCTGACAAAATCATTAGTTGAAAATCTGGAAGGTTTTCCGGAAGCCATCAAATTCTTAAAAAAGAAAATCGCCAAAAACGCTCCGCTACTCTCCGATATTTTAACCTGTCCGGAAGAGTATCGCGTTCCGATTGAAAATTATTTAGAGAATTACCTCAACTACTATATTGTAGAGCATGAGGCGGAAGCATATGAGGCCATCAATATTTTAAGTGATGCTTCTAAAGGCAAGGCCAACTTTTTCATTCTTGATTCCTTCGAAAAATTTGACCCCACCCCTACCCGCATTTACGACAATGCTTTCCCCGCTACACAAATTATTGAGTTCGATCCGAAGTATCGCAAACTCATGTCGTACATCCTTGATCGGGTTTATGTTTACGAAGGCGATATTAAAGGAATACCTACTGACGATGACAACACCTTCATCACCAAAAGTGGCAAACTTACCAAACGCAGATTCAGTCTTTCGGGTGGTTCAGTTGGGTTGTTTGAAGGAAAGAAAATCGGAAGGGCTAAGAACCTCGAGAAACTGGAGAAAGAAATTAAGGAGCTTACCGGCAAATTGAATGAAACCCGTGAAAGTCTCGTTCAACGTCAAAGCGATCTTGAGAAATTAAGGAATACGAAAATCCGCCAGGAGATTGAAGAACTGCAAAATGGTATTCGTCAGGTTAACGAAGAGTACGTTTCCTTCCGCACCAAGCGTGAACAGTTCTCTCAAATGCTCAGCAATTCGGATTTGCGCAGGGAGGATATCCTTGAAAAAATTGATTCACTGTTAAAAGAGCTTGATGAACTCAAGCCAAAAGCTGCTGAGCTTAACCATGCTGTATTAACACAAGAGGAGCGCTTTGCCGAGATCACCGGAAGACTTGCCGCTCAGAATGAGTTGCTCAGTCAAAAATCAGCAGCGTTTAATGAACAGAATATTTTCTTCCATCAGCAGGAAAACCGTGTCAAGAGCATTGATCAGGAAATCGGCTTTAAGAAAGAGTCAATGGAGCAAAGCAGTGTGCGCATTGAACTCAACGTTGAAGAACTGAGAAAAAACGAAGACGAGGTTAAGCACATCATTGAAACCACCCAAACCAACGACACAGAACTCATTGGCATGTATGCCGAAAAGGATGAGATGGAAAAAGGATTGAGTGAGGCTGAAAAAGAATATTACGAAGCACGCGGCAACATCGATCAGGTTGAAAAAGATTTGCGTGAAGTACAACATACCCGCAATACGATTGATAACCTGTTGATGGAGTTGCAAAACCAACTCAGCGAAAGTAAACTTCACCTGAACTCGGTGAAGGAACGTCTCTCGGTTGAATTTAATATTGACCTCGATTCCGTTACTCAGCAAACCACTCCGGAAGAAAATGAAGCACTGGCAACGTTGAGTGAGGAGAAACTGCGCAACGATGTTTCGCGCATTCGCGAACGCCTGGATAACATGGGACCTATCAACCCCATGGCCATGGAAGCTTACACAGAAATTAAAGAGCGCAACGACTTCATCATCGCTCAGAAGGAAGATCTCGCGAAAGCCAAAGAATCGTTGTTAAATACTATTCAGGAAATTGAAGGTGCCGCCAGCATTACATTTATGGAGGCTTTCAACCAGATTCGCGATCACTTCAAGCGGGTATTCCGTTCACTGTTCAATGAAGAAGATGATTGTGATTTGAAACTAGCCGATCCGAATAGTCCGCTGGAATCAGAAATTGACATTATCGCGAAACCGAAAGGCAAGCGTCCGTTAACCATTAACCAGCTTTCAGGTGGAGAAAAAACCCTTACAGCAACAGCCCTTCTATTCTCCATGTATTTATTGAAGCCTGCGCCCTTCTGTATTTTCGATGAAGTGGATGCTCCGCTGGATGATGCCAACATTGATAAATTCAATAACATCATTCGCAGCTTCAGCAAGGACTCACAGTTTGTGATCGTTACCCACAACAAGCGCACCATGACTTCTACGGATGTGATTTACGGAATCACCATGGTAGAGAAGGGTGTTTCTAAAGTAGTACCAGTAGATTTACGCGAACTGGCCTAA